Proteins from one Thermodesulfobacteriota bacterium genomic window:
- a CDS encoding prephenate dehydrogenase/arogenate dehydrogenase family protein → MQFEKITIIGLGLIGGSLARALKESGQVEIVVGIDTNEDTLKYAFDNGVIDEGAPEINEVIEHSEIVVVATYVGTIFESAKKAFEVASQGAIITDVGSVKSSVVNGIEQHLPEHLHFVPAHPIAGTENSGISSSDPGLFKDKRCIITPTPKTNPRAVDKVRKMWELAGSQVYEMDPGTHDHIFAVVSHLPHVVAYSLINSVLSSKDSDKLLEFAGGGLKDYTRVSASSPEMWTEIFKANKEQLLNAISLFKDSLDKIEGAIRDEDFEKLRAELEKAAQAKRNL, encoded by the coding sequence ATGCAATTTGAGAAAATTACTATAATCGGCCTTGGCCTAATTGGAGGCTCTTTAGCAAGGGCCCTTAAAGAGTCAGGACAAGTTGAAATCGTTGTCGGGATCGACACAAACGAAGATACTTTAAAGTATGCCTTTGATAACGGGGTTATAGACGAAGGTGCGCCAGAGATAAATGAAGTGATTGAGCACTCTGAAATAGTAGTTGTAGCAACCTATGTCGGAACTATATTTGAGAGCGCAAAAAAAGCCTTTGAGGTGGCATCTCAAGGAGCAATCATAACAGATGTTGGAAGCGTAAAGTCGTCTGTTGTAAATGGTATTGAGCAGCACCTCCCGGAGCATCTTCATTTTGTTCCCGCTCATCCTATAGCAGGCACTGAAAACTCAGGCATAAGTTCATCAGATCCAGGGCTCTTTAAAGATAAAAGGTGCATTATAACCCCTACTCCTAAAACCAATCCACGCGCCGTTGATAAAGTAAGAAAAATGTGGGAGCTTGCGGGAAGCCAAGTCTATGAAATGGACCCGGGCACGCATGACCACATATTTGCAGTAGTTAGCCATCTGCCTCATGTTGTTGCCTACTCTTTAATTAATAGCGTGCTTAGCTCTAAGGATTCAGACAAACTTTTAGAATTCGCAGGCGGAGGGCTTAAAGACTACACCAGAGTCTCAGCAAGCTCGCCTGAGATGTGGACAGAGATTTTCAAAGCAAATAAAGAGCAGCTACTAAATGCAATATCTCTATTTAAAGACTCTCTTGATAAAATTGAGGGCGCTATAAGAGATGAGGATTTTGAGAAATTAAGAGCCGAGCTTGAAAAAGCCGCTCAAGCTAAGAGAAACCTGTAA
- a CDS encoding gluconokinase, translated as MIFIIMGVSGSGKSTVGNLLANKIKSPFYDADDFHSRENKEKMRQGIALTDADRAPWLKALSSLIEEQDRNAILACSALKKSYRDELRVPGKKVVFIYLKGEEKLLEKRLSLRKGHYAGPSLLQSQLQTLQEPDDAFTISIKDSPDKIVDKILQKYGSNL; from the coding sequence ATGATATTTATAATCATGGGTGTTAGTGGGTCGGGCAAGTCAACCGTTGGTAATCTACTTGCTAATAAGATAAAAAGTCCCTTTTATGACGCCGATGATTTTCACTCCCGAGAAAATAAAGAAAAGATGAGACAGGGTATAGCTCTAACAGATGCCGATAGAGCCCCCTGGCTAAAAGCTCTAAGTTCTCTCATCGAAGAACAAGATAGAAATGCCATACTTGCTTGCTCTGCGCTTAAAAAATCATACAGAGATGAGCTTCGTGTTCCAGGGAAAAAAGTTGTTTTTATATATCTTAAGGGCGAGGAAAAGCTGCTTGAAAAACGGCTATCTTTAAGAAAAGGGCACTATGCAGGGCCAAGCTTGCTTCAGAGCCAGCTACAGACTCTCCAAGAACCCGATGATGCTTTTACAATAAGTATTAAGGACAGTCCGGATAAAATAGTAGATAAAATATTACAAAAATATGGCTCTAATCTCTGA
- a CDS encoding phosphate ABC transporter substrate-binding protein PstS family protein — MVALVIVLAAGFATAQEPVKVDAEIPDYTKTSGVSGNINSVGSDTMNNLMTLWCEGFTKDYPNVKCQIEGKGSSTAPPALIEGTAQFGPMSRAMKSKEIDEFEKAFGYKPTEVPTSIDALAVFVNKDNPIECLSIEQVDAIFSKNRKCGGAEDIATWGQLGLEGDWANVPISMYGRNSASGTYGYFKKKALCKGDYKDSVKEQPGSASVVQGITEDKSGIGYSGIGYITSGVKAIQLGKKAGQCADPNLQNIVSKEYPLGRYLYLYVNKKPNEQLDPLRLEFLKYVLSHQGQEVVVKDGYLPLPANVDAEIMETITAK; from the coding sequence ATGGTTGCACTAGTAATCGTTTTAGCTGCAGGATTTGCTACTGCACAAGAACCCGTAAAAGTTGATGCAGAGATTCCGGACTACACAAAAACAAGTGGTGTTTCTGGAAATATTAATAGTGTAGGATCAGACACAATGAACAACCTTATGACACTATGGTGTGAGGGTTTCACAAAAGATTATCCAAACGTTAAGTGTCAGATCGAAGGTAAAGGCTCAAGCACTGCCCCACCAGCATTAATTGAAGGAACAGCACAGTTTGGACCTATGTCACGTGCTATGAAAAGTAAAGAGATCGATGAGTTTGAAAAAGCATTTGGTTACAAACCAACTGAAGTTCCAACATCAATCGACGCTCTGGCAGTATTTGTGAACAAAGATAACCCAATTGAGTGTTTGTCAATCGAGCAGGTTGACGCTATTTTCTCCAAAAACAGAAAATGCGGCGGCGCTGAAGATATCGCTACATGGGGTCAGCTTGGACTAGAAGGCGACTGGGCTAATGTACCAATAAGCATGTACGGCAGAAACTCAGCTTCAGGTACGTATGGTTACTTCAAAAAGAAAGCTCTTTGCAAAGGAGACTACAAAGACTCAGTTAAAGAGCAGCCAGGTTCAGCTTCAGTGGTACAGGGTATCACAGAAGATAAAAGCGGTATCGGGTACAGCGGGATCGGATACATCACCTCTGGCGTGAAAGCTATCCAGCTTGGCAAAAAAGCTGGTCAGTGCGCTGATCCAAACCTACAGAACATCGTAAGCAAAGAGTATCCACTAGGAAGATATCTATATCTATATGTAAACAAAAAGCCCAATGAGCAGCTTGACCCACTACGTCTTGAGTTCCTAAAATACGTACTCAGCCATCAGGGTCAGGAAGTTGTAGTTAAAGACGGTTATCTTCCACTACCAGCAAATGTTGATGCCGAAATTATGGAAACAATTACAGCTAAGTAA